The sequence CAATGCCGTCTCCCTTCGGATCCCCGCGGCCGGAGCCGCGCCGGAACCATGAGAACCACCGCCGCCCGCCGCGCCGGGCTGCCTTTCGGGCATCCCTCGCGGCCGACTCCCGGGCGTTCTCGTCCTCTATCGCGCAGATCAGCTTCTCGACGTTGTCGCGGTCCTCGAGCATCCTGACGAACTTCTGGTAATCCTTCGAGTCGACCACGAGGCTCACCATCGGATCCAGGAAGATGAGCATCTGGTTGCCCAGGAACGAGAGTGGCTTCACCGACTCGAGCAGGACCACGGCGGGCACGGTGAGCTGTCGCTCCACCACCCTGCGGGCGATGCGCGCCGACAGCTCGCCGAAATCCTCGCCGGCACCCTCACCCGGCAGGCTTTCCAGAGATCCTGTCACGAACGAACGCAACGACACCCTCCCTGCCGCCCGGGGCGAACTGGACGGCCAGACCCCTGAACTTCGCCAGGGGCGTCGGCTTCGGGAAAGGGCTCAGGAGCATGCCGCGGGAATCCGTCGTGAAGCTCCTGACCTCTCTCCAGGTGCGTTTCTCCGTGCCGAAGACCGACTTCTTCTCGACGCCCGTTTCGTCCATGCGGAATCTGGTGGGCAGGAAGAAGCTCCACAACGACAGAGCCAGCAGGCCGAAGCCCAGGATCCCCCACCACGGACCGTTCCCGAAACGGGCTGCGAACACGGAGGCACAGAGCATTATAACGACGAGGACGGCCGCGGCCAGGGGACGTTCCCTGGCCGGGTGCGCCGTCCATTCCAGCACGGGGACGGGATGGTCCCCTACGAGCTCTCCCATCCCTCCACGACTTCCAGTTCCTTCACGGCCCTGACCTCGTCGAGCCTGAGGACGGGGGTCGCGCAGGGTGCGTCGGTGACGAGATGAGGCTTCTCGTCGACCTCGCGCGCGATCGACAGCATGGCCCCGGCGAAGGCGTCGAGGGACTCGAGGCTCTCGGTCTCGGTTGGCTCGATCATCATGGACTCGTGGACTATCATGGGGAAGTAGACCGTCGGAGCGTGGAACCCGTAGTCCAGGAGCCTCTTGGCCATGTCGAGCGTCTTGACGCCCTTCCTGGCCTGCCTCTCGCCGCATATGACGAACTCGTGCATGCACGGGCCGTCGTCGTAGGGGATGTCGAAGGCCTCCCTCAGCAGGGCCTTGAGATAGTTGGCGTTGAGGAGCGCCGTCTCCGAGGCCTCGCGGAGACCTTCGGGCCCGAGCGTCCTGATGTATGCCCAGGCCCTGGCCAGCACGCCGAAGTGCCCGTGGAACGCCAGCATGCGTCCGAACGAGGCCCTTGCTCTGCCCATCGCGGGCCTGCCTTCCGCCGTCCTGATGACGACGGGGTCGGGGAGGTACTTCGCCAGGTCCTGCCTGCACGCCACCGGACCGGAACCCGGCCCGCCGCCGCCGTGAGGCGTGGAGAAGGTCTTGTGCAGGTTGAGGTGGCAGACGTCGAACCCCATGTCGCCAGGTCGTGCTATTCCCATGAGGGCGTTCATGTTGGCGCCGTCCATGTAGCACAGGCCGCCGGCTTCGTGGACGATCCTCGTGATCTCCCCGATGCCGGATTCGAAGATGCCGAGCGTGTTGGGGTTGGTGAGCATCAGCCCTGCCGTGGCCGGCCCCGCCTTGGAGCGGAGATCGTCTATGTCGACCTCGCCCTTCGCGTTCGACTTCACGTTCACGGTGCGGAAGCCCGCCAGGGTGCAGGACGCGGGGTTCGTGCCGTGGGCGGAGTCGGGCATCAGGATCTCGAGCCTGCCGGTGTCGCCCCTCTCGAGGTGCCAGTGGCGTATCAGGAGGAGGCCCGTCATCTCGCCGTGGGCGCCTGCGGCCGGCTGGAGAGTGACCGCGTCGAAGCCGGTGATCTCGCACAGGTACCGGCCCAGGTTCTCCATCAGTTCGAGGGCGCCCTCGCAGAGTTCCGCGGGGGCCAGGGGATGGAGGCCGGCGAAGCCGGGGAGCCTGGCGATGTCCTCGTTGAGCTTCGGATTGTACTTCATCGTGCAGGAGCCGAGCGGGTACATCTCCTTGTCGAGGTGGAAGTTCAGGGTGCTCAGGTTGACGAAGTGCCTGACGGTCTGTGACTCGCTCACCTCGGGGAGGCCGACGGCCCCCTTCCGGAGGGCGTCGGTGCCGAAAGTGGCTGCGGGATCGACCCTGGGGACGTCGAGGGCGGGCAGGTCCATGCCCCTCCTGCCGCAGCAGCTCTCGTGGAAGATCGTGCCTTCGGTCATGCCGCACCTCCCCCGCAGATCGCCGTCAGGACTCCTGCGAGTCCGTCCATCTCGGCTCTCGTGCGCTTCTCTGTCACCGCGGTGAGGAGAGCGCCCCTCCCGAGCGACGGCACCGGAACCCCGGCCAGGTAGCCCTTGTCGGCGGCCTTCCGCACGAGTTCATCGGCATCGACGGGATACTCGAGCACGAACTCCCTGTAGAAAGGAGCCGTGAACACCCTCCTGACGCCTTCGATGCCGGCCAGCCGGCCTTCGAGGTAGACGGCCTTCGAGTGGCACTGCAGGGATGTCTCCCTGAAGCCGCTCTCTCCTGCGAGCGAGAGGTAGACGGTGTTGGCGAGCGCCATCAGGGCCTGGTTGGAGCAGATGTTGCTGGTGGCCTTCTCGCGCCTGATGTGCTGCTCGCGTGTCTGGAGGGTGAGGACGTATCCGGTCTGCCCCGCCTTGTCGACCGTGCGGCCGATTATGCGCCCGGGCATGTTGCGCACGAGGTCCTTCCGGCAGGCCATGAAGCCGACGTAGGGGCCTCCGAAGGAGAGCTGGACGCCCATGCTCTGGCCCTCGCCCACCGCGATGTCGGCCCCGGCGGCTCCGGGGGACTCCAGTACCGCGGCGGCCACGGGATCCGTGACTGCGACGAGCAGCGCGCCTGCGGCGTGCGCGGCATCGGAGGCGGCCTTCAGGTCCTGGACGATGCCGTGGAAGTCGGGCTGCTGCACCATCAGCGCGGCGCATCCTTCGAGGAGCCCGGCCGCGGCGGCCATGTCGAGCCTTCCGTCGGGCAGGAGCGGGATGCGGACGATCCCGAATCCGCCCTGGGCCAGATAGGTTTCGATCACGGCCAGGTATCTGGGGTTGAGGGAGGCCGGCACGGCCACCCTGTCTCGCTTCGTGGCGCGCATGGCCATGAGGGCGGCCTCCGCGGCCGCGCTCGCCCCGTCGTACATGGAGGCGTTGGCGCAGTCGAGGCCCGTGAGCCTGGCCATCATGGTCTGGTATTCGAAGATGCACTGCAGCGTGCCCTGGCTCACCTCGGCCTGGTAGGGCGTGTAGGCGGTGTAGAACTCGCTGCGCAGGAGTATGTGGTCGATCACCGAGGGGATGAAGTGGTCGTAGGCGCCTGCACCGGCGAAACAGACCAGGCCTGCCGCCCGGTTCCGCTCCGCGAGGGCGGAAGCCTCCCTGGTGAGTTCGAGTTCGCTGGCCGGAGAGGGGAGATCGAGCCTGCGGCCCAGCCTCTTCTCTGCCGGAACGGCGGAGACGAGCTCATCCACCGACCCGATGCCGATCGTGTCGAGCATCCGGCGCCTGTCGGCACCGAGGATCGAAGTGAATCTGCTCATCTGGCGCCTATTCCCCCGCGATCTCCCCGTACTGGGCGGGGGTGAGGAGAGCATCGAACTGGGAGGCGTCGGCGGGCCTGATCCTGATGAGCCAGCCGTCTCCGTAGCAGTCCCTGTTCACGAGGCCGGGATCGGACTCGAGGGCGGCGTTGGCTTCGGCCACCTTGCCGTCGACGGGGGCGAAGAAGTCCTCGGCGGTCTTGACCGCCTCGAGCACGCCGGTGCTGTCGCCAGCGCGGAGGTCCCCGCCCTGGGGCGGCAGCTCGACCATCACGATCTCGCCCATCAGCTCCTGCGCGTGGTCGGTGATGCCCATGGTCAGGGTGCCGTCGGCTCCGCGCCTGACCCACTCGTGGCTCTTCGTGTACTTCAGATCTCCGGGAATGCTGCTCATTCCTGCGCTCCTTCCGGAAAGCCTGTTACCGGCGGGTGCCGGCGGTGTAGAAGGGGGTCTTCGAGACGCTGACGGGGATCCTGCGCCCCCGGATATCGGCTTCCAGTGCGGTGCCGGCCTTCGAGAGCCCCTTCTCTACATATCCTAGCCCGACTGCGGTGTTCAGGGCGGGGGCCATGCTCCCGCTGGTGACGACTCCGACCCTGCGGCCGCCCTGGTATAGCTCGGTGCCGTGGCGGATGATGCCCTTCCCCTCCACTTTGAGCCCCACGAGCAGACGCGAGGTGCCGTCCTCCTTCTGGCGCCTCAGGACGTCGCGGCCCACGAAATCCTTGTCGGTGGCCAGCTTGACGACCCATCCGAGCTTCGCCTCGAGAGGGGAGGTGGAATGGTCGATGTCGTTCCCGTAGAGGACGTACCCGACCTCGAGCCTGAGGGTGTCCCTCGCCGCGAGGCCCACCGGCACGATTCCGAAATCCTGCCCGGCCTTCATCACGGCATCCCAGACGGCGGGGGCGTCGGCGGCCTGGACGTAGAACTCGAACCCGTCCTCGCCGGTGTAGCCCGTGCGCGCTATGACGGCACCGCATCCCGCGACCTTCCCCTGCACCTGGGCGTAATAGGCGATGGCGTCGAGGTTCTCGGTCGTGAGCCTCGAGGCCAGCTCCTGGGCCTTCGGGCCCTGGATGGCCACGAGGGCGGTTTCGTCGCTCTCGTTCGTGATCCTCACGTCGCAGGTCCCGGCGTGGCTGGTGACCCAGGCCCAGTCCTTGTCGATGTTGGAAGCGTTGACAACCATGAGGTAATCGTCGTCCGCGAGCCTGTAGACGATCAGGTCGTCGACGATGCCGGCGTCCGGGTAGCACATGGCGCTGTAGAAGGCCTTGCCCGGCTCGACGTCGGCGTTGTTGGTGAGCAGGCCGTCGAGGAACTCCCTCGCGCCCTTCCCGCGGACCCTGAACTCGCCCATGTGGGAGAGGTCGAAGACGCCCACTCCCCTCCTGACTGCGAGATGCTCCTCGATGACGCTGCCGTAGCGGATCGGCATCAGATAGCCCGCGAACGGCTCGATGTGGGCCCCGAGGGCTACGTGCCTGCTGTAGAGTGGGGTTTCCTTGTCCATAGGTTATCTTCTCCCTGAAGCATATGGAAAAACTCTGCCGAATCTACTAGCGCCCCCCTCCCGGGGCAATGAGAGGGGGACGGGTGCCCGGAAACGGGGGAAGAGCCGCCGGAGACGCAAGGGACTGGCTCCGCGGCCTCGGGATCCCGTCATGGACCTGGCCGGGGCCGCCCGGGGCGGAGGGCGCGTACGACCTGCTCCTGCCGTCCGGGCGGAGAGCCCTCGTCAGGCCCTGGCCGGATGCGGGTGCGGGCTTCGAGGACATGGCGTCGGCCGGGTGCGAGTATCTGATAGCGGTCGTCCCCGATGCTTCCGGGAGGATGATCCCCACGGCCCTGGTGACGCTGGCATGCCCCGGCCTGCGCGCGGATCCGCTCGGGAGACCTCCGCTGGACTCGCTCGACTGCCTCCCCCCGGAGGAGATAGCGGTTCTCGAGGGGAGGCCCCGCAGTCCCCGGCTCGCATTCCTGCTGGTTTCGCTCGCGCTCCTCCTGGCGGGAGATCCGGTCGCTCCCCCTCCATCGCTGGGCGTCGCCGGAACGAGTCGAAAGCGGAAATGAGCCCGGCCTGTCCGGTTCGGACAGGCCGGGCCGGGCATCAGTACCGGGGGCCCGGGCTCAGAGCCCCGGGCAGGCCTCCACGATGCTGGCATCCAGATTCTTGTCCCCGTATGACTTCCTGAACTTCGCGGCGAACTCCGAGGCCAGCCGGCCCGCCCTCTCGCGGTAGGCGGCCGCGTCGGCCCAGGTGTTCTCCGGCTTCAGCACCGAGCCGTCGGGGACGCCCGGGCAGGAGTCGGGAACCATCACCTTGAAGAACGGATCGGCAGTGAAGGACACGTCCGAGAGCCCCCCCGAGAGTGCGGCCGAGACCATCGCCCTGGTGAGGGTGATGTCCATCCTCCTGCCGACTCCGTACGGGCCGCCGCTCCAGCCGGTGTTCACCAGAAAGACGGAAGTGCCGTGCTTGTCGAGCTTGTCGCCCAGCATGCCGGCGTAGATGTCCGGAAGGAGGGGCATGAAAGGCGCTCCGAAGAAGCGCGAGAAGGTGCTCTTCGGCTCTACGATCCCTGCCTCCGTTCCCGCCAGCTTGCTGGTGTAGCCCATCAGGAACCACAGCATGGCCTGCCCCCTCGTGAGTTTCGCGAGCGGCGGCAGCACACCGTTGGCATCGGCGGTGAGGAACAGGATCGTGCCGGGGTGCCCCGAGACGGGCGGTTCCTTGACGTTCGACAGGAACGTCAGGGGGAAGGAGCCCCTCGAGTTGGGCGTGAACCGCTCGTCGTCGAGGTCGAACGTCCCGTCGGGATAGACCATGGCGTTCTCGATGATGGCGCCGTGCTGCTCGACCGGCGCCTCGTGGAAGCAGGCCCGGTAGATCTCGGGCTCCTTGCGCGGGTTGAGGTTGATCAGCTTGGCGTAGCAGCCGTATTCGTAGTTGCTGATCCTCTTGTCCGTCCAGGCGTGCTCGTCGTCGCCGAGGAGCGCCCTCTCGGGATCGGCCGACAGGGTGGTCTTGCCGGTTCCGGACAGGCCGAGGAGGAGGGCGGAGTCGCCCTTCGGCCCTTCGTTGGCGCTGCAGTGCAGGGACAGGATGCCGTTCAGGGGCAGCACGTAGTTCATGACGGTGAAGATCAGCTTCTTCACGCTGCCGCAGTAGGCCGAGCCGAAGACGACGCCGATGTTCTTGTCGAAGTCCATCCCGATCATCATCGTCGAGGTGTGGCCCAGCCTCGGGTC comes from Candidatus Fermentibacter sp. and encodes:
- the gcvPB gene encoding aminomethyl-transferring glycine dehydrogenase subunit GcvPB; the encoded protein is MTEGTIFHESCCGRRGMDLPALDVPRVDPAATFGTDALRKGAVGLPEVSESQTVRHFVNLSTLNFHLDKEMYPLGSCTMKYNPKLNEDIARLPGFAGLHPLAPAELCEGALELMENLGRYLCEITGFDAVTLQPAAGAHGEMTGLLLIRHWHLERGDTGRLEILMPDSAHGTNPASCTLAGFRTVNVKSNAKGEVDIDDLRSKAGPATAGLMLTNPNTLGIFESGIGEITRIVHEAGGLCYMDGANMNALMGIARPGDMGFDVCHLNLHKTFSTPHGGGGPGSGPVACRQDLAKYLPDPVVIRTAEGRPAMGRARASFGRMLAFHGHFGVLARAWAYIRTLGPEGLREASETALLNANYLKALLREAFDIPYDDGPCMHEFVICGERQARKGVKTLDMAKRLLDYGFHAPTVYFPMIVHESMMIEPTETESLESLDAFAGAMLSIAREVDEKPHLVTDAPCATPVLRLDEVRAVKELEVVEGWESS
- the gcvPA gene encoding aminomethyl-transferring glycine dehydrogenase subunit GcvPA — encoded protein: MSRFTSILGADRRRMLDTIGIGSVDELVSAVPAEKRLGRRLDLPSPASELELTREASALAERNRAAGLVCFAGAGAYDHFIPSVIDHILLRSEFYTAYTPYQAEVSQGTLQCIFEYQTMMARLTGLDCANASMYDGASAAAEAALMAMRATKRDRVAVPASLNPRYLAVIETYLAQGGFGIVRIPLLPDGRLDMAAAAGLLEGCAALMVQQPDFHGIVQDLKAASDAAHAAGALLVAVTDPVAAAVLESPGAAGADIAVGEGQSMGVQLSFGGPYVGFMACRKDLVRNMPGRIIGRTVDKAGQTGYVLTLQTREQHIRREKATSNICSNQALMALANTVYLSLAGESGFRETSLQCHSKAVYLEGRLAGIEGVRRVFTAPFYREFVLEYPVDADELVRKAADKGYLAGVPVPSLGRGALLTAVTEKRTRAEMDGLAGVLTAICGGGAA
- the gcvH gene encoding glycine cleavage system protein GcvH, with protein sequence MSSIPGDLKYTKSHEWVRRGADGTLTMGITDHAQELMGEIVMVELPPQGGDLRAGDSTGVLEAVKTAEDFFAPVDGKVAEANAALESDPGLVNRDCYGDGWLIRIRPADASQFDALLTPAQYGEIAGE
- the gcvT gene encoding glycine cleavage system aminomethyltransferase GcvT; the protein is MDKETPLYSRHVALGAHIEPFAGYLMPIRYGSVIEEHLAVRRGVGVFDLSHMGEFRVRGKGAREFLDGLLTNNADVEPGKAFYSAMCYPDAGIVDDLIVYRLADDDYLMVVNASNIDKDWAWVTSHAGTCDVRITNESDETALVAIQGPKAQELASRLTTENLDAIAYYAQVQGKVAGCGAVIARTGYTGEDGFEFYVQAADAPAVWDAVMKAGQDFGIVPVGLAARDTLRLEVGYVLYGNDIDHSTSPLEAKLGWVVKLATDKDFVGRDVLRRQKEDGTSRLLVGLKVEGKGIIRHGTELYQGGRRVGVVTSGSMAPALNTAVGLGYVEKGLSKAGTALEADIRGRRIPVSVSKTPFYTAGTRR
- a CDS encoding phosphoenolpyruvate carboxykinase (ATP), with protein sequence MIFQDRLAGFLSSRGGVVMTNIPRPEMIMECVRNREASVAACGALATWTRPESTGRSPEDTLIVKRPSSAGNIDWSSPNCLPVDEETFDMVLEDALAAYGASSKLYVTDRLVGSDPECALHVKTVSNKALTTLFTYNMFRPFDEKVLASSIFRDRPFTLVVVPDRKLDPARYEGRLRIDPRLGHTSTMMIGMDFDKNIGVVFGSAYCGSVKKLIFTVMNYVLPLNGILSLHCSANEGPKGDSALLLGLSGTGKTTLSADPERALLGDDEHAWTDKRISNYEYGCYAKLINLNPRKEPEIYRACFHEAPVEQHGAIIENAMVYPDGTFDLDDERFTPNSRGSFPLTFLSNVKEPPVSGHPGTILFLTADANGVLPPLAKLTRGQAMLWFLMGYTSKLAGTEAGIVEPKSTFSRFFGAPFMPLLPDIYAGMLGDKLDKHGTSVFLVNTGWSGGPYGVGRRMDITLTRAMVSAALSGGLSDVSFTADPFFKVMVPDSCPGVPDGSVLKPENTWADAAAYRERAGRLASEFAAKFRKSYGDKNLDASIVEACPGL